The proteins below are encoded in one region of Pyrenophora tritici-repentis strain M4 chromosome Unknown M4_contig_00041, whole genome shotgun sequence:
- a CDS encoding UBN2 multi-domain protein, whose translation MAVEKEEWKIPQLTAENHDTWFRRNKVKLKGKKVFYVCEKNLVQHCQIAIAGELTEAMEELEIAEADKHTKIRVNIEKRDKYLEDEATAIDLLFRSLTEDDQALIDEYDTAFQFWAYLQKKYTQTDATTANIYMTRIQTFTFNPGNTIVGSWEKLKEYRRKLVAADADTNGAYKDSALLLVLIRSLPKEFKTTIDTLNAQLNLTVEQKLKFLEEKEVRDQQDADEKALPAFRKTEKYVPPYKRRNHKSSPLSSDSESGTKFMVQCFLCDGAHGVRDCPRRERARKLLKEYDAKKSSKPPIKTLKQRNSHKKTGKAYGAEEVNSESDELSETSDSEPEEIETCRLSKDIVGKASPSTWAADTGASSHMSDQPSLFRRMMKIKRRLVRVGGGELYADWKGEAQVVCKDGSSTWLSEVLLVPNLGVNLLSGRRICAAGLKGRFNSHVLCFKLGKEIIIKATMDDGLYVVSHIADGYHETAFLGTEPHTPVKSELKVNEKERYLLYHRRFAHLGPTKIAKLHEVTTLQKKIQVPEKIEICEVCSLTKMKNSIPKQLREHKATKLALLHAEKLGYPAEEKGDAQRELRIWKTFVEHQTGEKVKAAGTDNAPELLQQAEEWRVTQGVEIQPTTIASSHQNGPAERNIQTAEADMRAMLKDAGLPIEFWDEAVEADAYLRNRTNTGPMINGKQVSPEEAFTGTKPSIDHIRVWGANAIRTSTLKRFQQTNDMTSSWTVAELVFMDILRQQISSSSSIRQSLDTPQGQADCQDEYTPGGKLNYDCETYQLDHKERRIRCQTENQEEDLGRI comes from the exons atggctgtagagaaggaagaatggaagattccccaacttacagctgaaaaccacgatacttggttccgccgaaacaaggtcaagcttaaggggaagaaagtcttctatgtctgcgagaaaaaCCTGGTACAGCACTGCCAAATAGCAATAGCCGGTGAACTaacggaggctatggaagagttggaaattgctgaagcagacaagcatactaagatccgcgtcaacattgaaaaaagagacaagtacctagaagatgaagccactgcaatcgatctcttgtttcggtcgcttactgaagatgaccaagcccttattgacgaatacgacactgccttccagttctgggcctacctacaaaagaagtacacccaaactgacgccacaaccgccaacatttacatgaccagaattcaaacgttcacattCAATCCTGGGAACACAattgttggatcatgggaaaagctaaaggaataccgacgcaaactcgtagcagcagacgctgacaccaacggagcttacaaggactctgcactactactcgttcttattagatcactcccgaaagaatttaagactacgattgacaccttaaacgcccaacttaaccttacggttgaacagaaacttaagtttctggaagagaaggaggttcgagaccagcaagacgccgacgaaaaagctctcccagcattccggaagacggagaagtatgttccgccttacaagcgccgaaatcacaagagctcaccactatcgtctgactccgaatctggtaCTAAGTTTATggtccaatgcttcctttgtgacggagcccatggcgtacgagactgtccaagacgtgagagagctcgaaagctccttaaggaatacgacgctaagaaatcatctaagcCGCCTATTAAGACACTCAAGCAAAGGAATTCTCACAAAAagactggcaaagcatatggagccgaagaagtcaattcagagtcagatgaattatccgagacctcagactctgaacccgaggaaattgagacatgccgtctctcaaaagacattgtcggtaaggcctctccatctacttgggctgccgacactggcgcctcctcccacatgtctgaccaaccctcattgtttagacgaatgatgaagatcaagcgaagactagttcgggttggagggggagaattatatgcagactggaaaggagaagctcaagtggtgtgtaaagacggatcgtcgacatggttgtcagaagtactgcttgtacctaaccttggagtcaatttgttatcagggagaagaatttgcgcagcaggcctgaagggtcgtttcaattcacacgtactatgcttcaaactaggaaaggagatcattattaaagcaactatggacgacggcctctacgtagtgtcacacattgccgatggataccacgagacagcattcctaggcacggaaccccatacaccagttaagagcgagcttaaggttaatgaaaaggagagatacctgctgtatcacagacgtttcgcacacctaggacctacaaagattgccaaactccacgaagttacaactctccagaagaagattcaagttccagagaagattgaaatctgcgaagtgtgttccctgacaaagatgaagaacagcatccctaagcagctaagagagcacaaggccacgaagctagcctta ctacacgcggaaaaactgggttatcccgctgaagaaaaaggagacgcacaacgggaactccgaatctggaagacctttgtagaacatcaaactggcgagaaagtcaaagctgctggaaccgacaatgcaccagaacttctacagcaagctgaggaatggagagttacacaaggcgtggaaattcagcctacaacaattgcttcctcacaccagaatggaccagccgagcgaaacatccaaactgctgaagctgatatgagagcaatgttgaaagacgctggtttaccaattgagttttgggatgaagctgtcgaagcagacgcatacctacgcaaccgtacaaacacaggacctatgatcaatggaaagcaagtcagtcctgaagaggcattcacaggaacgaaaccatccattgaccacatccgtgtatggggagcaaatgctattcgtacatcaaccctaaaacgattccagcagaccaacgacatgacaagctcgtggaccgtggcagaATTGGTATTTATggatattctgagacaacaaataagcagttcaagttctattcgccagagcttggatacacctcaaggacaagccgattgtcaggacgaatacacccctggaggaaagttgaactacgactgcgaaacataccagctggaccacaaggaacgcagaatacgatgccagaccgaaaaccaagaggaagacctaggaaggatctAG